The sequence below is a genomic window from Anaerocolumna chitinilytica.
AGTATTTTTACTTGACGAAGGAGCAATTCATGCATATGTACCTTATTTTCTTCTGCCGTATGGAAAGGCTATTCGAGTAATCGAACCGCAGAGTTTGAAGAAAAGGCTCGTTTCTGTTGCATCAGAAATAATGGATTATTATCAATTATAGAAAGCTTCACTGACAGTAGTTGTCAGTGAAGTTGTTTTATTATGGAGATAGTCATTGATCTTAATCTTTGATGGACGTTTGAATAGTGCTTTATATATTTTAATAATGGAGGACATACTAATGAACAATACTGTATATCTTTATGTATTTGATACCATGGCGGATTGGGAAATAGGTTATTTAACTGCTGAACTGAATTCCGGAAGATATTATAAGAAAGGATTACCCCCATCAAAAATAATTACAGTGGGAATTGAAAAAACTCCTGTTATTACAAAAGGGGGCTTGAAAATATTACCGGATATTAAGCTGGAGGATTGCAGCATCGAAAACGCTGATGCTTTGATTTTACCTGGTGGAGATACATGGACAGAAACAATTCATGAACCTATATTGTCAAAGGCAGAGCAGTGTTTGAAGAAAGGTATTATTGTAGCTGCGATTTGTGGTTCTACAATGGGTCTTGCACAGAAAGGATTATTGGATTCGAGGCAGCATACAAGCAATGACTTAGAATATCTTAAAATGATCTGTCCTAACTATGCGGGAGAAAAGTACTATAAACAGGAGTCTGCTGTAACTGATGGAAAACTGATAACTGCTTCCGGGATAGCTCCATTGGAATTCTCTCTATATGTCTTGAAAGCATTGGACGTGTTTTCTG
It includes:
- a CDS encoding type 1 glutamine amidotransferase family protein translates to MNNTVYLYVFDTMADWEIGYLTAELNSGRYYKKGLPPSKIITVGIEKTPVITKGGLKILPDIKLEDCSIENADALILPGGDTWTETIHEPILSKAEQCLKKGIIVAAICGSTMGLAQKGLLDSRQHTSNDLEYLKMICPNYAGEKYYKQESAVTDGKLITASGIAPLEFSLYVLKALDVFSAKTLDAWYNLYRTHESEYYYELMNSIQ